A stretch of the Candidatus Polarisedimenticolia bacterium genome encodes the following:
- a CDS encoding tetratricopeptide repeat protein: MGSTLLKIACLITLTLLLSGAGRRDAPRDEMRFGAEAAERGLWREAAFRWERVLKNDPGNARLRNNLAVAYESLGQFELARKEYEEARRLDPERKEIRINFEAFRALCKAIKNCPGEDSGPSASPTPAGAEPSESPSPEPAPGPDSPAGGGPGGLTPGGV; encoded by the coding sequence ATGGGATCGACACTCCTGAAGATTGCCTGCCTGATCACGCTCACGTTATTGTTGTCGGGAGCCGGCCGGCGTGATGCTCCCAGGGACGAGATGCGCTTCGGCGCCGAGGCCGCGGAACGGGGTCTGTGGCGGGAGGCGGCCTTCCGCTGGGAGCGGGTCCTCAAGAACGATCCAGGCAACGCGCGCCTGCGCAACAACCTGGCGGTGGCCTACGAGAGCCTCGGGCAGTTCGAGCTCGCCCGCAAGGAGTACGAGGAGGCCCGCCGTCTCGATCCGGAACGCAAGGAGATCCGCATCAACTTCGAGGCGTTCCGGGCTCTCTGCAAGGCGATCAAGAACTGCCCGGGCGAAGACTCGGGGCCCTCGGCGTCCCCCACGCCCGCCGGGGCCGAGCCTTCCGAGTCCCCGAGTCCCGAACCGGCTCCTGGACCCGATTCACCCGCTGGCGGCGGTCCGGGCGGCCTGACGCCCGGCGGCGTCTAG